The following coding sequences are from one Capsicum annuum cultivar UCD-10X-F1 chromosome 3, UCD10Xv1.1, whole genome shotgun sequence window:
- the LOC107865033 gene encoding uncharacterized protein LOC107865033, protein MILWNKAVIIKHLWALALKKDCLWIRWMHCYYIMYQTLEHFQTPKNVSWVIRKVLNTRKLIMELQQFQGDLNSRLQQFQQEGKFSTRRLYLLQIPQYPKMAWKKLTLQPHLQPSHKFNFWLAVQIRLATVDRLLKLGIQVPKTCVFCGAADEVFDHLFFECNFTKNMLGRLLYWLGITRRIGSWNGEIEWLITSVKLKSGHRKILVATFIMLIYGIWKTRNLLRFQNGTCSSDKICRDIAIHIHTKGANVIRWKE, encoded by the coding sequence ATGATCCTGTGGAATAAGGCTGTTATTATAAAGCACCTGTGGGCACTTGCACTGAAGAAAGACTGTCTATGGATAAGATGGATGCATTGCTACTATATAATGTATCAAACTCTGGAGCACTTTCAAACACCTAAGAATGTATCCTGGGTGATTAGAAAAGTTTTGAATACAAGGAAGTTGATTATGGAGCTACAACAATTCCAAGGAGATCTGAATAGCAGACTGCAGCAGTTTCAACAGGAAGGAAAATTCAGTACCCGGAGATTATACCTACTACAGATACCTCAGTATCCTAAAATGGCATGGAAGAAACTGACATTGCAACCTCACCTTCAACCAAGTCACAAGTTCAATTTTTGGTTAGCTGTGCAGATAAGATTAGCAACAGTAGATAGACTACTCAAGTTAGGTATACAAGTTCCCAAAACTTGTGTATTCTGTGGAGCAGCTGATGAAGTCTTTGACCACTTGTTCTTTGAATGCAACTTCACAAAGAACATGTTGGGTAGATTGCTCTATTGGCTGGGGATTACAAGAAGAATAGGAAGCTGGAATGGTGAGATAGAATGGTTGATAACAAGTGTGAAATTGAAATCTGGCCATCGAAAAATTCTGGTAGCTACTTTTATTATGCTGATATATGGAATCTGGAAAACGAGGAATTTGCTCAGATTTCAGAATGGAACCTGTTCGAGTGACAAGATATGTAGAGATATTGCAATCCACATACATACAAAGGGAGCAAATGTGATCAGATGGAAGGAATAA
- the LOC124897099 gene encoding uncharacterized protein LOC124897099, which produces MRKSPFFVATNGSDAIISSFPLIPNSDFNSTSLNSTFLFPSVSLSDGTFDFATVCFISALLLLSFLCLIFIFHLRFRSRQYPLLQHINSLWTVRLLLVFFAFLWAFNEVFRLHFIRRKYVLPFLPSLTLNQQANLCKVQVVLSLGLFEPGFLITLLFLVNVSIKIQNNPSDISALFVVWPICVPLLVLQILLVFFSPLQEHIPILCLVLLPFRPAEDLIHGAAVMVMFLAVAWCVAIGEVTLVIKPIADAFAAGRSCTCRLNPGDALRHPNGNGGRVEERS; this is translated from the exons aTGAGAAAGTCTCCTTTCTTCGTTGCTACTAATGGCTCCGATGCAATTATCTCGTCTTTCCCGTTAATACCAAATTCTGATTTCAATTCTACGTCGTTGAATTCTACTTTCCTTTTTCCTTCTGTTTCCCTTTCAGACGGCACATTTGATTTCGCTACGGTTTGTTTCATTTCTGCTCTTCTCCTTCTTTCGTTCCTTTGCTTGATATTTATTTTCCATCTTCGGTTTAGATCCCGACAATATCCTCTTCTCCAACACATCAATTCTCTCTGGACCGTCCGTTTACTCCTCGTTTTCTTCGCTTTTCTTTGGGCTTTCAACGAAGTTTTCCGGCTACATTTCATTCGCCGGAAATACGTTCTTCCATTTTTACCCTCTCTAACGCTAAATCAACAGGCGAATTTGTGTAAAGTTCAGGTGGTTCTATCTTTAGGGTTATTCGAACCGGGGTTCTTAATTACTCTTCTTTTCTTGGTAAACGTTTCGATTAAGATACAAAATAACCCAAGTGATATTTCGGCGTTGTTTGTTGTGTGGCCAATTTGTGTGCCGCTTTTGGTGCTTCAGATCCTTCTTGTGTTTTTCTCTCCATTGCAGGAGCATATACCG ATTTTGTGCTTAGTATTGTTGCCATTTCGGCCAGCGGAAGATCTTATCCATGGTGCCGCCGTGATGGTGATGTTCTTAGCTGTTGCTTGGTGCGTGGCGATTGGGGAGGTTACTTTGGTAATTAAGCCAATTGCCGATGCATTTGCTGCCGGTAGATCATGCACCTGCCGTTTGAATCCCGGAGATGCGTTACGGCACCCGAACGGTAACGGAGGAAGAGTGGAAGAACGGAGTTAG